The segment TGAAATCGGATGGCACATTTGAAATCTATAAATCTTCTGACAACGATTAATTTTTATTATCTTTGTCGAAAATCCCATGTATAAAGGATTCATAAGACCTCTTCTGTTCCTTATTGACCCTGAAAAGGTTCACCATCTTGTGGTTTTTTTCGTCAGACTTTTATCAGGAGTTCCCGGGCTTAATAATCTTATTAAAAAGGCGCTGTTTATTAAGCATAAATCGCTTAAAACCACTGTTGCCGGCCTTCATTTTAATAATAAGGTAGGATTAGCCGCTGGTTTTGATAAAAATGCTGAATTTTTCGATGAATTTGCTGCTTTTGGTTTCTCTTTCATAGAGATCGGAACAGTTACTCCGTTACCTCAACCAGGTAACCCGAAGCCAAGGCTTTTCAGGTTACCTGAAGATAAAGCCCTGATCAATCGCATGGGCTTTAATAACAAAGGAGCCGATTATGCAGCAGCCAAATTAAGGAAACGAAGGACCAATATCATAATTGGGGGAAACATAGGCAAAAACACCGCTACGCCTAATGAAAAGGCGCCTCAGGACTATCTTACAGTTTTCAAAACCTTATATGATCAGGTTGATTATTTTACTGTAAATGTCAGCTGTCCCAATATCAAAGACCTTGATAAATTACAGGACTCAGATTCCCTTGCTGATATACTTGGCCCCCTGGTTAAATTTCGGTCCGAACAGGCCATCCGCAGGCCGGTGTTTCTTAAAATATCGCCGGATATCTCCTTCAGACAACTGGATGAAACTCTTGAAGTATATTCCCGGATGGGTCTGGATGGCATAATAGCCACGAATACTACAACCGACAGGAAATGCCTCAGTTATGATGCCGATTTCATTGTTAAAACCGGAGCCGGAGGATTAAGCGGTCTGCCCCTTAAACAAAGAGCCCTGGATATTGTACGTTACATATGTAAACAATCAGAAGGCCGTATTCCGGTGATTGGTGTCGGAGGTATTATGACCGCGGAAGATGCTGTAGACATGATTAAAGCGGGAGCTGTGCTTGTCCAGGTTTACACCGGATTTATCTATGAAGGACCGCTCATCGTTAAACGGTGCAATCAAGCTATTGCTGAATATCTTTCTTCGAGAATCGAACAACCTGAGGTGCACTATGTATCGTAAAATTATTCTCATTTTTTCCTGTTTATTTCTCATTGGGCTTATCATGGCGCAGGAAAAGAACCTTGTCCTGAATCCCGGGTTTGAGAAATATGAAATATGTCCCCAGGATTACACTCCTGAAAACCATTCGCATAAACTTATACCCGGGTGGTCTTATCCGACGGTTGCTACTCCTGACTACTTTAATCGTTGCAGTCCCCGCAATGTAAGCGTTCCTAAAAATTTCGCAGGTGAAAGCCAGCCTCATGGAGGTGATGGTTACGTAGGTGCAATTTTAAGCGGGACCGAAGAAAGCTACAGGGAATACATACAGGGCACTCTGTCAGTTCCGATGATAAAAGGCAACCAATACTGCGTGCGATTCTTTTACAAACTTGCGTC is part of the Bacteroidales bacterium genome and harbors:
- a CDS encoding quinone-dependent dihydroorotate dehydrogenase, whose protein sequence is MYKGFIRPLLFLIDPEKVHHLVVFFVRLLSGVPGLNNLIKKALFIKHKSLKTTVAGLHFNNKVGLAAGFDKNAEFFDEFAAFGFSFIEIGTVTPLPQPGNPKPRLFRLPEDKALINRMGFNNKGADYAAAKLRKRRTNIIIGGNIGKNTATPNEKAPQDYLTVFKTLYDQVDYFTVNVSCPNIKDLDKLQDSDSLADILGPLVKFRSEQAIRRPVFLKISPDISFRQLDETLEVYSRMGLDGIIATNTTTDRKCLSYDADFIVKTGAGGLSGLPLKQRALDIVRYICKQSEGRIPVIGVGGIMTAEDAVDMIKAGAVLVQVYTGFIYEGPLIVKRCNQAIAEYLSSRIEQPEVHYVS